GGTGATGTCAGCAGGCCTGCTCGCGTGGTGGCACCTATGAGAGTAAAGGGCGGCAAATCAATTTTTACGCTGTGTGCCGCCGGTCCATCACCTATCACAATATCGAGTTGAAAATCTTCCATCGCGGGATAGAGAATTTCTTCAACCACCGGGCTTAAGCGATGTATTTCATCTACAAATAACACATCATGGGGTTCAAGCCGTGTCAAAATTGCGGCTAAATCCCCCGGCTTATCCAATACTGGGCCCGAGGTTTGGCGCAAGGTGGCACCCATTTCTTGGGCAACAATATTCGCTAAAGTCGTTTTTCCTAAGCCAGGTGGTCCGTAGAGAAGCACATGATCCAGATGTTCACCGCGCATTTTTGCCGCATCAATGAACATACTCAGTTGCTCACGCACAGCCGTTTGACCAATATAATCCTGCATAAACTGCGGGCGGATTTTAGGCAACGCATACAGGTCATCGTCCTGCTCTTGACTACCAATTATGCGATCTGTTTCAATCATACCCTAACCTGCAATAAGGCTTGTTTAATCAACTGCTCTAGTGAAAGCGTATCGGAGTAAACCTTCGCGACCAAACCCTCAGCTTGTGCTTCTTTATACCCTAAAGAAACCAGGGCTGCAACTGCTGAATGCTTGTTTATAGTATTAACATTATTGGCCGATAAGTCCGCCGAAACGTAACTTGTAGTAACACTTTGTCCGAACACTTTTTGCATACGATCTCGCATCTCAATTACCATTCGTTCTGCCGTTTTTTTACCAATGCCAGGCACCTTAGCCAAGGCCGCTGTATCAGCGCTATGAACATGGTGTTGAAAGTCCTCAACCGAGTAGGTGGACAGCACAGCCAAAGCCATCTTAGTGCCGATTCCAGACACCTTAACTAACTCACGAAATAACTGGCGCTCGGCTTCACCAGCAAAGCCATAAAGCAACATGGCATCCTCTCGCACATGAAGATGGGTTAGCAGTTTAACCATGACACCCATATCAGGTAACGCATAGAAGGTTGACATGGGTGCTTCCAGCTCGTAACCCACACCATTTACATCTAACACGAGTAAAGGAGGCTGTTTTGAAACCAAAGTGCCTTGCAGAAAGCCTATCATCATTAATCCTTGTTGCAATGAGACCGCCAGCACCTGCGGTTATTTAAAATGCGTGCCTTTCGATAAACTTGCCGGGTCAATACCCAGCGTTAAATAACGGTCATGACACAAAGCACAAGCCAAAGCATCGGCCGCATCTTCTTGAGGAACTTCCGTTAGCCGCAACAACTGCTTGACCATAAATTGAACGGCATCCTTTCCAGCATGGCCTTGCCCCACAATCGTGCTTTTTATTTGTGTCGGCGTATATTCAATAATCGCGCGTGACTGTAATGCGGCCGCACACAAAATGACGCCACGCGCTTGCCCTAATTTAATCGCTGAACTGGGGTTTTTATGCACAAAGACTTTTTCAACCACAACAAAATGTGGATCATAGCGCTCGATCAATTCACCAATCGACTGGAAAATACGAGTGAGTCGCTCAGTACCAGTAAATTTTTCAACTCGAATAACGCCGCTGGCCAAATATTTAGGATGATAGCGACCCGACTCGATAACCCCAAAGCCTGTTTTCCGTGACCCTGGATCGATGCCCAATATACGTTGACTGGGCCGAAGGTTGGCCACTAGTCTGCTGCCATTAATTGTGCCATCACCTCATCCGATATATCGAGGTTGGTGTAAACCTGTTGCACATCATCTAAGTCTTCCAGCATGTCGATCATCGCCATTACCCGCTGGGCATCCTCAAAATCCAACCTCACTTTAATGTCGGCTTCCATGCTGATATCAACATGGGCGGGCGTAAATCCAGCCAGGATAATAGCGTCGGCAACGGGATGAACTTCTTCGGGTGCGGTGATAACGGCAATACTGCCATCCGAATCTACTTTGACATCTTCAGCACCTGCCTCAATAGCAGCTTCCATAACCGCATCTTCATCGGACCCTGGTTCGAACTGAATCAAGCCTTGTTTAACAAACATATATGCAACCGATCCGTCAGTACCTAAATTACCGCCTTTTTTGGAGAATGCATGACGCACTTCACCCACCGTTCGGTTTCGGTTATCGGTTAAGCAATCAACCATCACCGCTACACCCGCCGGTGCATAACCCTCGTAACGTATTTCTTCGTAATCGTCACCTTCCTGGTTACCCGCACCTCGCGCAATGGCTTTGTCAATGGTATCGCGGCGCATGTTTTCACCTAGTGCTTTATCAATAGCCGAGCGTAAGCGAGGGTTGTCTTCTGGGTGGGGGCCCCCTGCTTTTGCCGCTACTACAAGTTCACGTATTAACTTGGTAAACACCTTACCTTTTTTAGCATCTTGACGTGCTTTACGGTGTTTAATGTTTGCCCATTTACTGTGTCCAGCCATCTTCCCTCACTCTCTTATTAACACTTGCTTGTTAGCGTTTTACGACCAACCCATGCTCTCTCGAAAACGCCAACATGCGATTTAATGCCACTAAGGCTTGTTGACGTTTAGATTCATCCAAAATAATCTCATGATTCTTGGTTGATGCGTCCTGATTATCAAAATACGTCAGTACCGCCGCTAAGTTAGTTAAACTATTCATACCCATCCAAGGACAGTTAGCACAACTAATACACTGCTTGGCTTTGGAATCGGTTGGTGCAACAATCAGTTGTTTATGGGGTGCAAGCTGCTGCATTTTATAAAAAATACCCTGGTCCGTTGCCACAATGAATTGCTGATCGGGCAAGGATTGCACCGCGTTGATTAAGACTTTTGTTGAACCTACCACATCGGCCAAGGCAACTACCGCAGCTGCCGATTCGGGATGCACCAAAACTTTGGCATCTGGATAGCGTTGTTTTAGCTGCTCAAGCTCGAAGGCTTTGAACTCATCATGCACAATACAATGCCCCATCCAGCGAATCATCTCAACACCGGTTTCTTGCTCAATCCAATGACCCAAGTGCTGATCTGGCGCCCAAATAATCTTGTCACCCTGGGCTTTTAAATGCCGCACTATCTGCAACGCATTACCCGAAGTGACCACCCAATCCGCTAGGGCTTTTACCTCGACACTGGTATTAGCATAGACGACAACCTTATGATCCGGATATTGCGCACAAAACTGGGCAAACTCATCGGCAGGACAGCCTACATCCAAAGAGCAGGTGGCTTGCAAATCCGGCATCAATACCGTTTTTTCGGGGCTCAACAGCTTGGCCGTTTCACCCATAAAGCGCACTCCGCATACGACTAAAAGATCGGCCGCGGATTGCGCACCAAAATTAGCCATTTCCAATGAGTCAGCAACAACCCCACCGGTTTCTTCAGCCAAAGCCTGCAGATCAGCGTCGACATAATAGTGAGCGACCAACTGGGCATTATGCTTCACCAGCAGCTGCTTAATTTGAGCTTTTAGCAGACTTTTTTGATCAGCCGAAAGAGGCACAGGGCGGTCTGCATCCAAAGCAAGTTGATTAATACGTGCCGTAAGCTGCCGCGGGATGTCCGTTGCTAACTCAATCATTAGGCTTGCGCAGCCTCGGCGACTTTTTTATTTAAACGAATGTTCAATTCACGCAATTGCGCCATATCCACCAGGCCTGGTGCCTCAGTCAACAAACATGCCGCAGACTGGGTTTTCGGGAAGGCAATAACATCACGAATGGATTCACGATCTGCCATCAACATAATCAAACGATCCAAACCAAACGCCATACCCGCATGCGGAGGGCAACCGTATTTCAACGCATTCAATAAGAAGCCAAACTTCTCCGCTGCATCCTCATCATTAATACCCAGTAATTTGAAGACCGCCGCTTGCATATGGGTATCATGGATACGTACCGAGCCACCACCGACTTCAATACCGTTAATCACCAAGTCATAGGCGCGAGCTAGCATTTGCCCTGGGTTTTTTGAGGCTAAAATTTCTTCTGTGGTTGCTTTTGGCTGGGTAAATGGGTGATGCATTGCCGCCACACGAGCAGTTTTTTCGTCTTCTTCAAACATCGGGAAATCGACGACCCAAACCGGCTTCCATTTTTCGGTAAACATATTGCGGTCTTCGCCAATTTTGACCCGCAATGCGCCAAGAGCTTCGTTAACGATTTTGGCTTTATCGGCACCAAAGAACACGATATCACCGTCTTTTGCTCCAACACGATCAAGTATCTGCATCACCTGCTCTGGGAAGAACTTCACAATCGGTGACTGTAAACCGTCAATGCCGGCGGCCATATCATTAACCTTAATGTAGGCCAAACCTTTGGCGCCATAGATGCTGACAAACTTGGTGTAATCATCAATTTCTTTACGCGACATTTCGCCCGCACCCGGCACACACAAAGCGGCCACACGTCCTTTTGGATCTTTCGCGGGCCCAGCAAATACCTTAAATTCAATGTCCTGAAGCAAATCTGCGACATCAACCAGCTCAAGCGGAATACGCAAATCTGGACGGTCAATGCCATATTTTTGAATCGCATCGGCATAGGTCATTTGCGGGAAATCATAATCAAACTCGACACCAACACCCTCTTTGAAAATCGTTTTGGTGAGACCCTCCATCAAGCCCATAACGCCAGCCTCGTCCATAAATGAGGTTTCAATATCCAACTGGGTAAATTCGGGCTGACGGTCGGCACGTAAATCTTCATCGCGGAAACAACGGGTAATTTGATAATAACGATCAAAGCCCGACATCATCAACAACTGCTTAAATAATTGTGGCGACTGGGGCAAGGCAAAAAACTTATGCTCATGGGTACGACTCGGCACCAAATAATCTCGAGCGCCTTCCGGTGTGGACTTAGTCAAAATCGGCGTTTCCATATCGATAAAGCCATTATTATCCAAATAGTTACGCATCGAACGGGTCACGGCATAACGCAACTTTAAGGTTTTTTGCATCTCATCACGGCGCAAATCAATGTAGCGAAATTTCAAGCGAACTTCTTCACTGACATGCTTGTCATCCAACTGAAATGGAATCGGCTCTGCCATGCTTAACACGTCTAATTCTTTTGCTAACATTTCCACTTGGCCTGAGCTCAAGTTGCTATTTGCCGTTCCTTCTGGGCGCGCACGCACAATGCCAGTAATTCGCAAAACACATTCCGCACGCAAATGTTCCGCTTTGGCAAAAATTTCCGCCGTATCTGGGTCCACAACGACCTGTAACAAACCTTCGCGGTCACGCAAATCAATAAAAATAACGCCACCATGGTCACGACGACGATGAACCCAACCGGCTACGCTAACCGTTTGACCAATTAATGCTTCTGTTACCTGACCACAATAATGTGTACGCATTGCTTATCCTTCAACTTTTATAAACTTAAACTATTAAATGAAACCTGTAAATTAAACCTGTAAATTAAACCTTAACTTGCCACACAACTGGTCCACTAAAACCTTACCTCAGCACCATTGCTGGAGGGCTTTAAATCGGTTGGTGCGACTAAATTCAACTCTTGTTGCAACTCACCCTGAGCTTGCTGCCAAGGCGGAACCACTACCCCCCCTGAAATCAGCATTTTTAAAGCTTCATCAACGGACATTTCCAGCTCTACCACATCCTGCTCCGCCACCATAATAAAAAACCCCGATGTTGGGTTGGGCGTCGTTGGAATAAAAATATTAATAACCGTCGATTTGCCGGTCTTGATTTGTGCTTCGCCCATCACATCACTGGTCTTAAAACCAAGTGTCCATAAGCCTTTGCGCGGATATTCTACCAAATAGACTTGCTGAAAGGTTTTTTGGCCAGTACCGACAATCGCTTCTACAATTTGCTTAACTGCGGTATAAATCGAACGCACTAGCGGAATTTTTGACAAGAGTCTTTCCCACCAATTAACAATTCGGCCACCCAAAATATTGGCCACTAGCATGCCTGTCATTATTACAATAGCAAATGAAACAATCAGACCAAAACCAGGTATAGCAAAACCGAGCAAAACTTCAGGCTGGTACTGATCAGGAATTAATCGCAGACTGCGATCAAAGATCCCCATCAAAAACAAAATGGCTTCAAAGGTAACCCATAAGGGCAACAACACCATTAAACCCGCAATAAAATAGCGCTTTAGTAGACTCATACTTAATCCAAAATTTAGCGCATTATTATACATAATTTAACGGGGCGCTTGACGTCATCTTACAAAATCAACGCATTGTTTCAACTGGCTTTTTCAGCTACTATTGTGAGTCAATTTTGACTAAAGTCGCCAAATTTATGAAAAGCATGCAATCGAGCCGCCCTATTAGACCCTATGACACTGTTTTAATCAGTGGCTGCTCTTCTGGAATTGGGCTGGCAACGGCAGAGTTGCTTCACCAGCAGGGCTACCAAGTTATTGCAACTTATCGCAAAACGGAAGACCTGTCACGATTAGAGGCCTATGGCTTTTTTGGCTACATCCAACTCGATCTGGCTGACTCTAATAGTATCAACCAGGCCTGGCAAAAAGCTTTAGAACTTAGCAATCATAAAATTTACGCGCTATTCAATAATGCCGCTTTTGGCATCCCCGGCGCCTTAGAAGACGTCAGTCGTGAGGCGCTCGAGAATCAGTTTCAAACCAATGTATTTGGTACGCATCAACTTACTCAGCTAGCCGTAAAACATATGTTAGTGCATAGCGGCGGTCGTATTCTACAAAACAGCTCTGTACTTGGGTTTATTCCGATGAGTTTACGAGGCAGTTATAACGCGAGTAAATTTGCCCTTGAAGGCTTAACTGCGACACAACGCCTAGAGCTGGCAAATGATCCCATTGACCTTGTTCTACTGCAGCCGGGGCCGATTATTAGTCAATTTAGATATAATGCGCATCAAAACTACCTGAAATGGATAGCAGATCAACCCAGCCGTTATGAAGCGACCTACCATAATATGACCAATCGCTTAACCGCTGAAACCGCACCCGCACCTTTTACCCTGCCTGCTGAGGCGGTTGCAGAGGTTGCACTAAAAGCACTAAGAGCCAAACGCCCAAAAGTGCAATACCCCATTACTGTGCCGACCAAAGTCTTCCATTTTATACGTCGCTTATTGCCGGCACGCTGGCTGGATTATTTACTTATTCTTGCTAGCGGCGGAGGCAAACGCTAATCATGCAACACGAACAACTTAGCCGGATTCAAACCCGGATCAATGCGCATCTCAACCAAAAAATCGCTCAATTAACCGACTCGACCATTGCCATCGCCCCCCTCACCGAGGCACTCGTTTATGCGAGTTCACAAGGCGGCAAACGCTTACGGCCTGCATTGTGTTTTTCCTTAGGCACATCGCTTGGTGTGTCTGATGACGCCTTATTAGATTGCGCGGTGGCCATTGAGTTTATTCATGCCTATTCTTTAGTACACGACGACCTACCTGCGATGGATAATGATGTTTTGCGTCGTGGCCAACCGACCTGTCATATTCAATTTGACGAGGCAACCGCGATTTTAACCGGAGACGCCCTTCAAGGCCTTGCCTATCAAACCCTAATAGAATCAGCACACCTGACGGCACAACAAAAAGTGACCGCTTGCCAGTTGCTATTAGAAGCCGCTGGCCCAAGAGGCATGATTGCCGGTCAAATGCTTGATATTTTAGGGGAAAATGCTGAACTTAACTTGGCACAGCTTACCCAACTTCATCAACTAAAAACTGGGGCGCTTATCACTGCCAGCCTTTTGCTAGGCGCTCTAACATCATCGCATTTTGATGAACTAAAACCGATATTAATAACATTGGGTAACACCCTTGGGCTCGCATTTCAAATTCAGGATGATCTTCTAGATATTGAGGTACCAACTGAAGCCCGCGGTAAAACCCAAGGGCGAGACGCTGAACTCGGTAAAAGCACCTATCCCAGCTTATTAGGATTAGACGGTTCAAAAATCATGCGCGACCAACTGATTAGACAGGCCAATGACGCTTTAGAAAACATTGCATCCAACCCAGCTGTGACCGGCGACCTGCGCTTTTTAGCGAACATCATTCGATTTATTGGCGAGCGTCAGCATTAAATTCGTTATAATTATGCTGATAAAACACGGTAACAAGAGTACACCATGAAAAAGAACTTTATTCTCACCACACAGTTAGATTTTGCCGCTGCTCACCGCCTGATTGGCTATGAAGGTGATTGCGCAAAACTTCATGGGCACAATTGGAAAATCGAAGTCTCAGTTATTGGATATAGCCTTAATGATATTGGTATGGTTGTTGATTTTAAACTAGTAAAACATCATGCTAAAGCCGTTGTCGCTGAACTAGATCACAGTTATTTAAATGATCACCCGCACTTTCAACGCACCAATCCGACGGCAGAAAACATTGCGCATTATCTTTACAATGAGCTAGCGAAACGTCTAAACCAGGATCAATTTAAAATGCATCAAGTCCGCGTTTGGGAAAATGACCGCAACTATGTAACCTACTCAGAAACTGAACACTAGATAAGTAAGGCTGGCTATGTTTTCACTAACACTACTACCCAGCCACCAAGATCATTGGTTTATTACAACTATCTCTGTCATTTTAGTAACCCTAGTTGCCAGTCCAATTCTTTTTAAACTAACCTACCTTTTACCACGGCTATTATTTAAGACTCAGCAACTACAATGGCGGCTGTTGCTTCGCCCGCTAAGGCATGTGTATAAAATTAACACACCCTGGTATCGCAAAAGCAGTATGTTTCATAGCGCCCTTTTTTGGCAAGCGAACCCATCGCCACTAAAACCCAATCGAGTCAAACAATGGCATAGAATTGGATGGCTAAGCTTACTCATTCCCCTGCTCAGCCTGGTTATGATTGCTGACACGCTAAACGCAATCATCATCACATTGCTAGGCTGGTGGCTTTTAGTGAGTGCCGAGATCGACCAGGAACATCAATTGTTATTGGATAGCTTAACCTTGCCGCTGCTATGGATTGGTCTTTTAGTAAACTTAATCTTGGACTGGGTGAGTTTAGAACAAGCTGTTTTGGGCGCCATTATGGGCTATGTTCTGCTTTGGAGTGTCTATCAAGTGCATTTTGCACTCACAAAACGTGAGGGTATGGGCTATGGTGATTTTAAATTAGCCGCCGCACTTGGGGCATGGGTGGGGTTACAAAACTTACCATTAATTTTGATTTTAGCCGCCATGACTGCACTGTTAATAAGTCTATGGCGACGTTGGCGTTTTGCCGAGCCAATGGATCAGATGTTTCCATTCGGTCCGAGCCTGGCAATCGCAGGCTGGCTAGTCATAGCACTTCTGGCACTTAAACAGTAAGTATGTAATTGATGTGTATTCGTTAAATTAAGTGCCCAGCTTAGATTCAACCACTTCGCACACCTTGGTCATTTTGAGGTTGTTACTTTTAGCAAAGTTCATAACGTACTCAAACATACCCGGATTTTTAATCTCCAATTCGGTATCAATGATCAAACATTTCTGACCTTGATAGAGTTCGGGATGCATTAAGTCTGAATAAACCAAACGATGAGAAGCGCCATAAGACGCCATTAAAGACGAGATGCGATCAATCCAATCGCTCGGACGAAATTTACGCCCGTCTTCTGTTACCCCTTCAATAATAAACTTACAATGTTGCGTCAAGACCATCTTCTCTTGTTCATTTAAAAACATGGAGCAAATTTTAGCACAAATAAGATTTTTTAATACCCATAGACTATTGAATTTATTAACAGTCATTATAGGTTTTAACTATGTGGCGATTATTTTTGCAATAATAAACGACATCTTTTGGTCTCTAGGCACAAATACCCTATAATACCTTCATTTAAATGACATCAGTTTCTAGGATCAGGCCGCTATGACCAGGTTTCAAACCGACGACCTTCGCATCAATCACATTACTGAAGTACAACCTCCCATTGCGTTGCACGAAAAATTCCCCATTACAGACACCGCAGCTACCACGGTGTTTAAGACTCGACAAGCTATTAAAGCCATCTTAAATGGTGACGATGATCGCCTTTTGGTCGTTATTGGGCCTTGCTCTATTCATGATACTCAAGCCGGTCTAGCCTATGCTGAAAAACTGGCCACGCAAATTGACAAGTATGCGAACGACTTACTCATTGTAATGCGAGTCTATTTTGAAAAACCCCGAACCACCGTTGGCTGGAAAGGGTTAATCAACGACCCAGATCTGAACGAAACCTTTAAAATCAACAAGGGCTTAGAAAAAGCTCGTGGGTTTTTACTTAATGTGAATAGCCTTGGTGTTCCGGCCGCGACAGAATTTTTAGACCTAATTTCGCCGCAGTATATTTCTGATCTAGTCAGCTGGGGCGCTATAGGCGCGCGAACCACTGAAAGCCAAGGACATAGAGAGCTCGCCTCAGGCCTATCATGCCCTGTCGGTTTTAAAAACGGTACTGATGGTGGATTTAAAGTCGCCGTTGATGCTATTCGAGCCGCTAATCGCCCTCATATTTTCATGTCTTTAACAAAACAGGGACACTCAGCGATTTTCTCAACCACTGGGAATGAGGACTGTCATGTAATTTTACGCGGCGGCAATGATGGCCCAAACTATGCGCACCCCTTTGTTGAACAAGCCGTACAAGAACTGCAAAAAGCTGGGGTGCAGCCGAAACTGATGATTGACTGTAGCCACGCTAATAGTTCTAAAGATCATTTGAAGCAGATGGAGGTAGCCCGCTCTATTAATGAGCAATTAGCGAATGGCTCACCCTATATTATGGGCGCTATGGTTGAAAGCCATTTAGTAGCTGGCCGCCAAGATGTTATCTCAGGCCAATCACTCACTTTTGGTCAAAGCATTACTGATGCTTGTATCGATTGGCCAATGAGCGAAACCTTGCTTGAAATGTTAGCTGATGGGGTGCGTTCCCGCCGGGCAAACAACCCATAAGTAAAACCGATAGTACAACTGTAGTACGCTACCAACTAAGGCTTTATTGACTAGCAAAATGGCTAAAGCCATTTCCGCTAGTCTCAGTAAACTGAGTCAAGCATTTACCATCTATTCGGATACCCAAACTGTCTGAAACCACTCCAATCCGTGATAATTTAAGTCCAAGTTGCGCACTGATTTGCATAGCCCTTTGTATATTAGCTGGGTCTAGTGTAAAACACAGTTCGTAATCATCACCAGCTACCAGCGGCTTGATTGGATCAGCCGCTGACCAGGCTTTAACGCTATCCGTAATAGGCATAGATAACATGTTCAGCTCAGCACCAACGCTTGAAGCCTGCAAAATATGATTTAAATCGGCTAATAAGCCATCTGATATATCGATGGCACTCGTTGCTAAATCAACCAAGGCCAAACCCAGCGCAACGCGAGGCTCTGGCCGATTTAATTTCGCTAATGCCGCTGCCGTAGCAAGAGATTCAGTCTGCTGGCCTGCTAAAGCCATTTGTAAACCTAAACCACCTTCACCAAGATGACCAGATACGAAAATAACATCGCCGGGCTTAGCGCCATTACGTCGTAACGTCGAACCTGTCTTAACCCAGCCATGTGCCGTAATCGTAATACTAAGGAGACCTCGTGTTGTATCACCACCAATAAGCGGTAAAAAGCCGTTAAGCGTTTGATGAGAGACCTGCTGAGCTAACGCCGCTAAACCGCTCGCAAAATCCTGCAACCAGGCCTGATCATAACGCTCTAAGGTTAACGCTAGAGAATAGAATGCTGGATGTGCTCCCATTGCTGCCAAATCACTTAGATTGACTGCAAGCGCTTTCCAAGCCATGTCAAATGCTGACGTTCCGTGCGGAAAATGCACACCCGCGATCGATGTATCGGTCACCACTACCAGCTGATGACCCGCTGGCGGCGTCATAATGGCACCATCATCACCGATACCCAACTCATCTGTCGCTAAACCATGACTCAAAGGTGTAAAGTAGCGATCTATTAATTCAAACTCCATAGCAATAATTAGCGACTAAATTCTGCGGCACGCAATTGTTTGGCCACCTTATCAACAACCCCATTAATATACTTATGAGCATCTTCAGCGCCAAAATATTTAGTCAGCTCTACCGCTTCATTGATAATGACTTTTGAGGGTACCTGCAACTGCTCCTGAAGTTCGTAGACAGCCATTCTCAGAATGCAACGCTCGACCGGATTAATCAGCTTCACAGAGCGATCTAAGAACGGCGCATAGATTTCATCAAACAATGTCACATCCTGCGTGACCTTGTTTAGAATTTCTTTAAACCAGGTACGATCTACATCACCCAGCAAACCCTCTTCAAAAAACTGTTTTTCAATTAAATAAGTATCCTGTGGATTAAGCGCCCATTGATACAGGGCTTGTAACGCGACTCGCCTGGTTAAGGTCCGCTGTGATACAGCAGTAGCCTCTTCATCAACCCTCTCAGAAGGCTGTTTTATTAAGTCTGCTAAATCCAGCTTTTCCCAAATATGGTCACTCATGTTTTAAATCTGCTTTAACACGTTAATCATTTCAATGGCGGACATCATCGCTTCACCACCTTTATTACCCGCTTTCGTCCCCGAACGCTCAATCGCCTGTTCAATAGAGTCAACGGTTAACACCCCAAATGCTACCGGCGCATTGTGGTCTAACATGACCTGACCCAATCCTTTGGCACATTCACCGGCAACATAATCAAAATGCGGCGTACCACCGCGAATTACCGCACCTAAAGCCACTACGGCATCATATTCGCCCGATGCCGCCACTTTTTGCGCCGCCAATGGAATTTCAAACGCACCGGGGACTAAAATTTGGGTTATATGCTCTGGATTACCACCATGACGCACAAAGGTATCTACCGCACCACTAACCAAGTGATCAACCACAAAACTATTAAAGCGTCCAACCACTAGCGCCACTTTCATACCATCTGCTTGTAAATTTCCTGACACTACTTTCATTTCATTATCCCTGCTTATCAATATATTGTTCAATTTCAAGTCCAAAACCACTTAAACCATTTAGCTTCCAGTGGGCCCCTATAACATTCAAGCGTGACACACCTAAGTCGGCGAGAATTTGGGCACCAAGACCATAAGTTTTTGTATCGTCTTCAGCGAAGGAGTCTGGATGCTGAATACCTCTGTCTGCTAACTGATAACGCGCAACTCGGTCTAATAGATCGACTGCTTCTTCGTGTTTACGTAACACCACAATGACACCAGCACCCGCAGCTTGAATTTGCTGCATCGCGGCATCTAATGACCAACCACACTCCTCTCGTTGCGAACCTAGCAAATCACATAGAGTATCTTGCATATGTACACGAACAAGGGTTGCTGTATCAGACTCAATCTCACCACAGACTAATGCAAAATGCGCTTTATGATCTAAACGATCTTCATAGGCATAGAGTTTAAATTCACCATGACGTGTTGGTAAACGGCAGGCTGATACGCGCTCAACAGTTTTTTCATTTTGAAGCCGATATTGGATCAAATCGGCAACGGTGCCCAGTTTTAAGTCATGCGCTAGTGCAAAACGTTCCAGATCATCGCGTCGAGCCATAGACCCATCCTCATTCATAATTTCGACGATAACCGAGGCGGGCTCAAAACCAGCAAGACGGGCTAAATCACATCCGGCTTCTGTATGACCGGCCC
This Thiomicrospira cyclica ALM1 DNA region includes the following protein-coding sequences:
- a CDS encoding SDR family NAD(P)-dependent oxidoreductase, encoding MKSMQSSRPIRPYDTVLISGCSSGIGLATAELLHQQGYQVIATYRKTEDLSRLEAYGFFGYIQLDLADSNSINQAWQKALELSNHKIYALFNNAAFGIPGALEDVSREALENQFQTNVFGTHQLTQLAVKHMLVHSGGRILQNSSVLGFIPMSLRGSYNASKFALEGLTATQRLELANDPIDLVLLQPGPIISQFRYNAHQNYLKWIADQPSRYEATYHNMTNRLTAETAPAPFTLPAEAVAEVALKALRAKRPKVQYPITVPTKVFHFIRRLLPARWLDYLLILASGGGKR
- a CDS encoding DUF3579 domain-containing protein, which encodes MVLTQHCKFIIEGVTEDGRKFRPSDWIDRISSLMASYGASHRLVYSDLMHPELYQGQKCLIIDTELEIKNPGMFEYVMNFAKSNNLKMTKVCEVVESKLGT
- a CDS encoding polyprenyl synthetase family protein, which translates into the protein MQHEQLSRIQTRINAHLNQKIAQLTDSTIAIAPLTEALVYASSQGGKRLRPALCFSLGTSLGVSDDALLDCAVAIEFIHAYSLVHDDLPAMDNDVLRRGQPTCHIQFDEATAILTGDALQGLAYQTLIESAHLTAQQKVTACQLLLEAAGPRGMIAGQMLDILGENAELNLAQLTQLHQLKTGALITASLLLGALTSSHFDELKPILITLGNTLGLAFQIQDDLLDIEVPTEARGKTQGRDAELGKSTYPSLLGLDGSKIMRDQLIRQANDALENIASNPAVTGDLRFLANIIRFIGERQH
- the queD gene encoding 6-carboxytetrahydropterin synthase QueD; this translates as MKKNFILTTQLDFAAAHRLIGYEGDCAKLHGHNWKIEVSVIGYSLNDIGMVVDFKLVKHHAKAVVAELDHSYLNDHPHFQRTNPTAENIAHYLYNELAKRLNQDQFKMHQVRVWENDRNYVTYSETEH
- a CDS encoding prepilin peptidase is translated as MFHSALFWQANPSPLKPNRVKQWHRIGWLSLLIPLLSLVMIADTLNAIIITLLGWWLLVSAEIDQEHQLLLDSLTLPLLWIGLLVNLILDWVSLEQAVLGAIMGYVLLWSVYQVHFALTKREGMGYGDFKLAAALGAWVGLQNLPLILILAAMTALLISLWRRWRFAEPMDQMFPFGPSLAIAGWLVIALLALKQ
- a CDS encoding DUF502 domain-containing protein; translation: MSLLKRYFIAGLMVLLPLWVTFEAILFLMGIFDRSLRLIPDQYQPEVLLGFAIPGFGLIVSFAIVIMTGMLVANILGGRIVNWWERLLSKIPLVRSIYTAVKQIVEAIVGTGQKTFQQVYLVEYPRKGLWTLGFKTSDVMGEAQIKTGKSTVINIFIPTTPNPTSGFFIMVAEQDVVELEMSVDEALKMLISGGVVVPPWQQAQGELQQELNLVAPTDLKPSSNGAEVRF
- the thiL gene encoding thiamine-phosphate kinase, which gives rise to MEFELIDRYFTPLSHGLATDELGIGDDGAIMTPPAGHQLVVVTDTSIAGVHFPHGTSAFDMAWKALAVNLSDLAAMGAHPAFYSLALTLERYDQAWLQDFASGLAALAQQVSHQTLNGFLPLIGGDTTRGLLSITITAHGWVKTGSTLRRNGAKPGDVIFVSGHLGEGGLGLQMALAGQQTESLATAAALAKLNRPEPRVALGLALVDLATSAIDISDGLLADLNHILQASSVGAELNMLSMPITDSVKAWSAADPIKPLVAGDDYELCFTLDPANIQRAMQISAQLGLKLSRIGVVSDSLGIRIDGKCLTQFTETSGNGFSHFASQ
- a CDS encoding 3-deoxy-7-phosphoheptulonate synthase; the encoded protein is MTRFQTDDLRINHITEVQPPIALHEKFPITDTAATTVFKTRQAIKAILNGDDDRLLVVIGPCSIHDTQAGLAYAEKLATQIDKYANDLLIVMRVYFEKPRTTVGWKGLINDPDLNETFKINKGLEKARGFLLNVNSLGVPAATEFLDLISPQYISDLVSWGAIGARTTESQGHRELASGLSCPVGFKNGTDGGFKVAVDAIRAANRPHIFMSLTKQGHSAIFSTTGNEDCHVILRGGNDGPNYAHPFVEQAVQELQKAGVQPKLMIDCSHANSSKDHLKQMEVARSINEQLANGSPYIMGAMVESHLVAGRQDVISGQSLTFGQSITDACIDWPMSETLLEMLADGVRSRRANNP